DNA from Eubalaena glacialis isolate mEubGla1 chromosome 2, mEubGla1.1.hap2.+ XY, whole genome shotgun sequence:
AAgcaggaaaaaaacccccaaaaacaaaaaactcaacagCTACTTAATTTATAACTCTAAAATAAATACGTATATTTCTAGATTCTGCATTTGTTGATGCCAGCTATTTTTCTGAATATAGAGTTCCTTTTGAAGTTAGCCTTCCAAACTGAAAGGTCAAATTGGGGCTGTACATGGCTGGTggcattaaaatttatttaatttttaagcctTTGTCTATTTTGGTCGTACATGTTTCATAGTTTGTAAAACCATCTGGAAGctgattatcatttttttttttttttcatttcagaagaTTGGGAGCTGTCAGTTAAGTGTGTAAGGAGCAAAAATAGGCGCTGAGTGGCTTTActgtactgtatatatacaatacCCAATATTTCCCCTAGGGGTCTCCAATGATACCATATTGGAAATCATCTTTGAGTCTTCAAAAGAATATGAGACTGTTCTAGAAAGTAGATTTGTTACAGGAAGCCCACTAATGAAGACATTTCTGTGGCCTATTatctaaattaatatttatttttcccaaggTGCCATATTTGTTTTCTGATATATCTTTTTTATCAGTGAGAGAAGTACgtgtttcatttattcatatatttcataGAGCATGGAATAGAATATTTCAACCTCATCTTACAGAACACATCAAGTTTAAACAGCCTTCCTCACAGATGCTCCCTTTGTATATATAGCTTTAAAGAAATGGTCTACTTGAAATTCTGTAAATGatactttctcttttctgtgtgacAAGAATATACTTACTCAAAATTACAATTCTTAATTTGTTTTccaatttaaaagcaaaatagtaCTCAAAAGAGGATGAGAACATCAATATGAAAACATCATTATAAGAACATTAAGGCTTTATTTATTAACAGCTTAATTTGGTGGAAAAACAGTCCATATGGGAATCaggaaattttgattttttttatatagcCTTTGCTTCTGACAGACACTATAACCTTAGTCGCAatgcctcaattttttaaaatctgtaaattGGTGATCATACCTCCATGGGaatctaattaatataaataataattttaataaaaggatCATGAACTCTTCAAAAGCTAGGCAAGGTGTAATTGTCATTTCTAGTTTTGTTACTTATAAAGGGCTTACATAATACTGAAAGCAtttatcaaattcatttattttatccaaTATTGAAATGCCAACTAAGAGTTCAGTACTTATTAAATGGTTTTCGATGGAAATCAGATGAATTCTGAGGACCCTCTTAACAACAATAATTTTCTccaataaaatgagaatgatCACGTGTATATGTGTGGATATATGtggatgtacttttttttttcacaagttATATTTTGAGAATAGTTTTCCTTCCAAATTTCAGGTGTAACCTCCCCCCAACCACAGGAAATGTTACCAGTGATGTTGGCACTAAAACCAACCTGGTGACTCTAAATCCCAGTATCATAAGACTAAGGTAAGTACCTCAAATTACATAACTGTTCAAgaacatttttctcattatttaacCTGTTTCTTAGTCTGAGCACTAATCTTGTTGCTGAGACTGACTTCTAATACAGCTGGAATGGCTTTTTAggaaaatatataagaatatattggTAATTTAGGTTGTGGCTCATAAGAGGTATGTCCAGTTGTACTTCTAATGTCATAAGCTGAATGTTGCTAATCCAATGAGAACTTTTTAAACAATAGTGAAGttccttttttagatttcctttcaGAATTTTAGTGTTACTCTTGTCTTGATAGCACTTTCTTGAAAAAACTTAGTCTATTTAGAAGCTTCAGAGAGTAACCCTTAGGAGAACCTGGCAAAATCAAGTTTTCACTTTGGGCAgtttattactaaaaaataattcctgtattttattttccacaaTGTAACTACTACAAAATGTTGGCTGTTTAATAAAAATCCCATATATAGTTTTATTCAACTATTTTCATCCGAAGTGACTAATAATTGTTATTAGTAGAATACACCCCTCAAATAGTTCTAGTATGGCTTAAGGGAATATAAAATATTGTACCTGTCTCCCCAAGGCTTATTTTCTAAACATATGCAGTCATGCACACCAGTATATTTACTGaggtattatttaaattaaacacATAGAGCTATCACAATCCATGGAGGAAATTTaagatgcgtgtgtgtgtgtatgcatatagatattttaggctttctAAAGGAAActgttattttataataacatgtatatacaaatgtacagctcaatgaatttttttaatgtacagataTTTTAAGAGTGTGTTATGTTTGAGAAAACATTTCCGCATTATACATTTGGAAGGTAATTCATCATTAAAAAGCAACCTTAGGAAAAAATTACTgagttggaagataaaataatataaaaaatgtatgtCCAGTAAGGGTATTGCCCCATAAGAAGGTAGAAATGAAAGCCTAGATATgccaagaaagagaaatgaagacctcACCCCTGATATTTACAAGATGCTTACTTAACatgagttttctctgaatctgcAGTTTGTCTCTTTTATATACAGTGATATAAATGGTTCTGTTTTTTGGCCAATGGTGAATTCAGCCTCATGTTACCAAAACTGCTCCTTTGATGATTACTGTTAAAatcatgatgttttaaaaatttggcaGATATGGgaacttaaaggaaaagaaagcaatattTCTGGAGGACGTTGCAACCTATGGAGATGCATTCGTCCTTCTGCCAGCATTTTCCTTCAGGGCCAACACTGCGGCCTCTTTTAAGGTGTACTACACACTGAAGGAGTCTAAAGCAAGacaaagagttttatttttccatcccAAGTACCTGAaaaaccttgccctcttctggAGGACTAAAGGTGTGACCGAGTATCGCCTGTCCTCCGGCTTGATGATCACAAGTGTGGCAGTTGAACTGTGCGAGAACGTGAAACTCTATGGATTCTGGCCCTTCTCTAAAACTGGAGAGAACACACCTGTCAGCCATCACTACTACGACAACAAGTTACCTAAGCGTGGCTTCCATGAGATGCCCAAGGAGTATAGACAAATTCTCCAGCTTCACGTGAAAGGAATCCTCAGATTACAATTTAGCAGATGTGAAATAGCCTAAACCAGATGTCTTTAAATGGGAATCATGTTCACACAATGCAGTAGGTGAGTGTCAATGTTCCAAACACCGAAAGAGGGGGTTGTAGGGTGTCGTAGGAAGAGTCCCGAAATTTGGTTGGATCAAAGCTCTGGCACTAGGTTTGCAATCTCAGCAACTCATTTCATTGTTCTGATCTTCAGTTCTcttcctgtaaaatggggaccatGATCTCTAACTCATATTAGGAGAATCTGATAATCTGTGAAAACTTTCCGCAAGTATTTAGCATGAGGTAGGGACTCCATGAATATCTCCTCGTTGATATTTTTAACAGCCGTTTTCACCTTCACCAGACATAATAAAAAGGCAGGCTGTCTTGAAGACTCTTTCTGAAGAGAATAGCTGAACTGCCAGTGTCCACTGGAATTCTTTCTCTGGCAGGAGCCTCTATTATCCATAATCTCGTTCCCACCTTTCTTCCTGTCTTAAAGAGGGCATATAAGAAAACTGTAATTAAACAAGAAACCCGTGGTTATGCAGGAATGAACACCTTACGCCTCTAATTACATTCACTTGTGTCTTGAGCTGTGCTGATGTCGTGGTTGGATTTAGGCCAATCCTTTTCCTCCTTtatctacatttaaaaatcactcttTAATATATCTATTAACTTCCTATCTCACTCTTAAGCCTTTTCCTCTCCCACTGACAGGATTTACTTCACGGGCAAGAATAGTTACAATTCTACTTACCTGTTGTCTGTGGAGGTCACTCATACAATTTACTTTGCTAAGGTTGTTGAACAGCTGCTTCACGCTAGACCCTTTCCCAGGCTCCGCGAGAGGGGTATAAAAATGACTAAGtcctggggacttctctggtggtccagtggttaagactccacgctgccactgcagtgggcatgggttcgatccctgctcgggggcataagatcccacaagccgtgcggcgcggacaaaaaaaaaaaaaaaaaaaaaagactaactcgCGCAGGAAGAAACAGATGTGGTGTTGTGAACAAGGAAAGCGTGTGCTCAGTGTTCTCACAAAAGCTATGGGGAACAGAGGCAGGAATCATTCAGTCCATTTCAGTGGAGTCGATTTCAGAGAAGAGCTGGTTTCTGAATTAAGCCTAGAAAGGGAGTAAGGCTTTACCAAATGAAGAAGATTCTAGGTAGAGGGAATATGATGGGGAGAAGGCTGTccccttgattcttttttttttttttttttttttggctgagttgggtcttcgttgctgtgtgcgggctttctctagttgcggcgagcggggcctactcttcgttgtggtgcgcgggcttctcattgcattggcttctcttgttgtggagcacgggctctaggcgcgtgggcttcagtagttgtggcacgcgggctcagtagttgtggctcgcgggctctagagcgcaggctcagcagttgtggcgcacgggcttagttgctctgcggcatgtgagatcttcccggaccagggctcgaacccgtgtcccctgcactggcaggcggattcttaaccactgcgccaccagggaagccctgtccactTGATTCTGATTCATGAAAACGAGGCTGTCTGAAGGTAAATCATGGTCTTTGCCCCAAGATCTGCCCCATGAGGGTAGGATATAGCACATGGCGGTGGTGGCTTAGGCCCACATCTGTGACATGGGAATAATACCAAGCTGATTGATTTCATAGGAAAGTTGTAAgaactaaagcacagagaaacTTAATTCTCATAAGGAAAAGTGTACATTTACATGAGAAATAAGacatcaatataaaataaagcttAAGGAGACATGGAATATTAGCATTTCGCAGAACTCCCTTACATCCTGATGATACATGTTAATACAGGTCATGAGTGCCTCCATTGCATAAGTTATCTGACTTAAATAAGTAATTCCGTGCACACTCTGGCGCTCGCCTTGGTGCCAGCACGAGAAGAGCAGGAATAGGAGCAGGGCAGGCTGAGCAGCACGACAAGTTAATGACGAATATAATTCTGAATTCTTGCCTTTGCCAGATTATTGTCTTATTCAGGGTTCACTTGTAGGAACGCTCTGCTGTAAATTGCTTATTTTGATAAAGTACATCTTTAATTTGATTGTAGTTGCCATTTGtgatgctattcttttttttttttttttaaagtttgactaTTATTGCTTATATTTCCAATGTACACACCCGTTTACTCCTAGACACTGCATCTTCTactggcttctttttttgttttaaagcaagtgattttgtaaatttatttttggctgtgttgggtcttcgtttctgtgcgagggctttctctagttgcggcaagcgggggccactcttcatcgcgatgcgcgggcctctcactatcgcggcctctcttgttgcggagcacaggctccagacgcgcaggctcagtagttgtggctcacgagcctagtcgctccgcggcatgtgggatcctcccagaccagggctcgaacccgtgtcctctgcattggcaggccgaccctcaaccactgcgccaccagggaagccctgtgatgccattcttaatttacattttcatttgttcttctatAGCAAATGAAACCTATTACCGGCATAAATTGAtttcaaaattcatatggagATATTTTCTGAAAGGAACGTGCTTTTAGTTACATAAAgtctaattcatttttctttctttgtgtagtGACGAATAAATGACTGTTTTCTACTGCTTCTAATGGGTTTAATTAATTTCTGAAAATCTGCTCTCAGGATTGGTAATGTTTCTATCATGTTACTAGCAATGATTATGAAAAATAGatcggaacactctaatattttatagtttagtAAAATGTTACCCTCAAAATGTTTTCTGCTGGGTAGAGACATAAACTTTGCTTTTTGATGACATGGGAAATACATGATTGATGagtaaaaataatagaatatagTGAAATAAATCATTAGATATACAATATGGAGACTTTATaagttatttaataaaaaattacataTGATTAGGACATTTAAAGCCTACTTAAGTTTTTCCCATATAACTTCCCATTTTAACCTTGGATATTTTGTCTAGAGTATCAAAACATCAGTAAAATTTTCAGTGTCACTGATAAGGATTTCCGAAATATTCAAAATGGTGTGAGAGCAAGGAACATTGTCCTAATGATACCCATGTTCCGGTTAAATGTCAGTAGAAAAACTTTTAAGTTGTGGTGAACATTTGTAGATCTTTTCCCATGGACACAACCAAAGTTGGTTTCTTGTTTAACATTTGTATTAATGTTTGCGTTGCCAGCCTCAAAGCATGTTGACGTTTTTACAACCCTCTCAGCTAGGTTCACATTAGCCAAAAGCCGAGGTCACAAAGAACACGTGcactctttctgtctctttcctgaGTTGAAATCACAAGAGCTTGCAGTTACCTGCCATTGCGTGAAACTCTCCTTCACCATCTGTAGTGTCCTCAGGGTTTCTTTATTGTGGAAATAAAGGGAGTGGGAGGATGGAGTTCATGTGACATTATCAAAATTCatgttgtattatattttagaaagtaaaaaaaaaatctgttttggaACAGAAGAACATTATTGGTGCATCACAGTGGAACACATGGAAGGTCATCCTCCACCAGAGAGGAAATGTTATAATGTAACCTATCAGCTACATGAATTGGAAATAGTAAGTCACAGTTCTTTAGATCCAAACAAAAAGAGAAACTCTGAACTCCATCCTGTAGATTTAGAGATTAACCAAGTCTGACCATGACACTCAAGAAATCCCTGGGTGTAATGAGCACTGGTTAAATGTTATTACATGGATGGATTTGATCTTCTCCTCTTTAACTTCAAGTACATCTATAGGCATGGAAAACAGAAAGTCTGAGTACTAATGCTAGCCAGTACTAAACTCTTAGTTAGAACTCCAGCTCGTAATACCACCCCGCCACCAGTTTCTAAGGGAAATACTGGCTTGCTTGATTCCATTTTCTACTTGTTGTTTAGAATCTATGGGGCAATGTAAGTGAATAACAAGAGTCCAAAATAGTTTCTATTGAAATCCAGGGGTAAggcagaaatatttatttaagcaTATAATAATGCTGTATGGCCCTGGGAAGGGCTCCATGAATAATTGCATGGAGTTAAATTTTATACACAATAGTCCTTGAAGTCTCTGGTGCTTTTTCCTCCTAACGAAAGGCAAATGCAAATAGATCATGACTTTCACGAAGGAAAATTTCCTTCTGCATGTAAATTCCAACCCAGTGAATATGTGGGCACTCAGCCAGGTAATCAGCCAGGGACATTTTTttgaggacttactgtatatagaATACTGAAGTAAGCCATAAATCAGACCTGTTTGGGACAAGATTTTTCCTTGCTTACAAAAAATTTACCAGTTAAATACTATATCATGTCAAGCACCCTAAATCATTCCATGGATTTCCAAACGCTTTGGGAAAATTGGAAAGCTTTGTGGATAACAGGTCTGCTCACATTCTAAACAGCTAAGTGTGATGCAATATGTAGTATAGTTATGACATTAAAAGCATTTTATGTATGTAACATGACACGGAAACACATTGTTATGCTACTAAACATTGAAGGAATTGCAGGAATTCACAGGAAATATCTGAAGCACTTGACCTAATAagactatttctttctttattcttggtttttaaaaatccctttagaGCCCCTGGGTGAGTTCAAGGTTTCCTACTTGCATGTGGCTTCAGAAGGCTGAATCCATAGTGAGCAGTCACCATTACCCTCCTGAAGATGGATGGCCAGGGATATTTTTCTTGCCCATCTCATCTGGGTCATCACCCTTCCAGGAGCATTCttctttttaccaaaaaaagTGTGGTATATGATAGAGATGCATCACTTCATtttatataatggagaaaagatcaACTCTTTAGCAGATGGTATTGCAACACTGGCtcataatagagaaaaaaacaaattcctaCATTGCACCATAGAACAAGTTGGACTCCAGGTAGATTAAAGAGGGATTAAAAGGTGACTGCAAAGCTAATAGAACAAAATGTAGGTAAGGGGCTGTACCCCTTAAACATAACCCCCAAATAATGTCTTAATCAGGTTGAGAAATGATGGCTACGGCTacattaaaatgaagaattttcTAGTCAGTGAACAACACCTTAAAGCTAATAGAGAGTGACAGACTAGAATAGCTTTTAGCAATGCATAAAATTAATGACATTATTATAGAAACATTCCCGGGaactacaaatcaacaaatgAAAGACAGGAAGCTCaatataaaaatgagcaaagaataaGAACGTGATCTACAAAGAGAAAAGCTGAGTAGCTAATAAGAATAGAAAGTGATGCTCAAACTTACTAATAgctgagaaatgaaaattaaaatgagatatattATATTGCTAAGAATTCATAAGATTGTTAATTCCAAATGCCAGTAGAAGTATAAACTGATTCAACCATTTTGGAAAGCAGTCTCGAAGTACTGAGTTAGTAAAATTAATTATTTGGcctatggcccagcaatcccaccttcAGACCTATGTCCCAGAGGACTTCCTTTGTAGCTCCACAAGGAGACAAGatttaagatatttatttcattattgtttGCGGTAGCAGGAAGTTGGTTACACAGGTACCCATCTCTAAGGGAGTCAATGAGGTAACTTTGATAAACACATAGTATGGAATATATCAGTTAGAAGCAACTTACTGGATGTGTATAGAGCTAGGATAAGTCCTTAAAATACAGCAGAAAGGGGAAAATAA
Protein-coding regions in this window:
- the ST8SIA6 gene encoding alpha-2,8-sialyltransferase 8F — translated: MGTYLNEKFLPPTERCQNLQAGLETLSNKTRKYSEDDYLQIITNIQSCPWKRQAEEHEKFRVKLGSCCDAVQNFIVSQNNTPVGTNMSYEVESKSEIQIRENIFDMLPVSQPFVGYPYNQCAVVGNGGILNQSLCGAEIDKSDFVFRCNLPPTTGNVTSDVGTKTNLVTLNPSIIRLRYGNLKEKKAIFLEDVATYGDAFVLLPAFSFRANTAASFKVYYTLKESKARQRVLFFHPKYLKNLALFWRTKGVTEYRLSSGLMITSVAVELCENVKLYGFWPFSKTGENTPVSHHYYDNKLPKRGFHEMPKEYRQILQLHVKGILRLQFSRCEIA